A genomic stretch from Sphingobacterium sp. ML3W includes:
- the cysS gene encoding cysteine--tRNA ligase, translated as MDHNLFLYNTLSRTKEKFEPIHPNLVGMYVCGPTVYSDVHLGNCRTFVSFDLIFRYLRHLGYKVRYVRNITDAGHLEGDRDEGDDKFAKKAKLEQLEPMEIVQKYTIGFHDVLRLFNTLPPSIEPTATGHISEQIEMIEQIINNGYAYETNGTVYFDVEKYVQQYDYTVLTNRKLEDMLNNTRELSGQDEKKGRLDFALWIKAKPETIMRWPAPWSVGFPGWHIECSAMSRKYLGDQFDIHGGGMDLAATHHTNEIAQSEACNHTAPAKYWMHTNMLTVNGARMSKSAGNGFLPGELFTGNHPLLNRGYSPMAVRFFMLQAHYRSTLDFSNEALDAADKGYKRLMSAIGLLDKLKVSKGADSFNLAEIRNKCYAAMDDDFNSPVLIAELFELVRIINSIYDGKAKVSEEGLEKLKVFMKEFVEDILGLRNDQASGTDDIDDVMNLVIRLRNEAKTNKDFVTSDRIRDELNAIGIQLKDSKEGTLWNKI; from the coding sequence ATGGACCATAATCTCTTTTTATACAATACGCTTTCGCGAACAAAAGAAAAATTCGAACCAATCCACCCCAACCTTGTTGGAATGTATGTCTGTGGACCTACCGTTTACAGTGATGTACATTTAGGTAACTGCCGAACTTTTGTTTCTTTTGATTTGATTTTTAGATATCTACGTCATTTGGGTTATAAAGTACGTTATGTACGGAATATTACAGATGCAGGGCATTTGGAGGGCGATCGTGACGAAGGAGATGACAAATTTGCGAAAAAGGCTAAATTGGAACAGCTGGAACCAATGGAAATCGTACAGAAATATACCATTGGTTTTCATGATGTTTTGCGTCTGTTTAATACTTTGCCTCCTAGCATCGAACCTACTGCGACAGGACATATTTCGGAGCAGATCGAAATGATTGAACAGATCATCAATAACGGCTATGCTTATGAGACAAATGGTACTGTCTATTTCGATGTGGAGAAATATGTACAACAGTATGATTATACCGTATTGACCAATCGTAAATTGGAAGATATGTTGAACAATACACGTGAGCTGAGTGGTCAGGATGAGAAAAAAGGTCGTTTGGATTTTGCACTGTGGATCAAAGCCAAGCCTGAAACGATTATGCGCTGGCCAGCTCCTTGGAGTGTAGGTTTTCCAGGGTGGCATATTGAATGTTCGGCGATGAGCAGGAAGTATTTAGGAGATCAGTTTGATATCCACGGTGGTGGAATGGATCTGGCTGCTACACACCATACTAACGAAATCGCGCAGTCCGAAGCATGTAATCATACTGCACCTGCCAAATATTGGATGCATACCAATATGTTGACGGTCAATGGTGCGCGGATGTCCAAATCTGCAGGTAATGGATTCTTACCAGGGGAATTGTTCACAGGTAACCATCCTTTGTTAAATAGAGGGTATTCGCCGATGGCCGTTCGTTTCTTTATGTTGCAGGCTCACTATAGAAGTACATTGGATTTTTCCAATGAAGCACTTGATGCAGCAGATAAAGGATATAAGCGCTTGATGAGTGCAATAGGACTCTTGGATAAACTAAAAGTTTCAAAGGGAGCTGATTCATTCAATCTGGCTGAGATCCGGAATAAATGTTATGCAGCGATGGATGATGATTTCAATAGTCCGGTTTTGATTGCCGAACTGTTTGAGCTGGTGCGGATCATCAATTCCATCTATGATGGCAAAGCAAAGGTATCAGAAGAGGGATTGGAAAAGCTAAAAGTTTTCATGAAGGAGTTTGTCGAAGACATCCTTGGACTGAGAAATGATCAGGCTTCTGGAACAGATGATATTGATGATGTCATGAATCTGGTGATCAGATTACGCAACGAAGCGAAGACAAATAAAGATTTTGTCACTTCGGATCGTATCCGTGATGAACTTAATGCAATTGGTATCCAACTGAAAGATAGTAAAGAAGGAACACTTTGGAATAAGATTTGA
- a CDS encoding DUF4440 domain-containing protein: protein MNFWNRLSIVALMSTVGTTLYAQIPEKVGSLLQADKDAAALAKASTPHQAFLSIIDKESTFYVPSAVNAYNYLNNRPNIPDVLNWQPTFALVAKSLEFGVTSGSLDFQKVGARLRHGEYLTVWKRNKKGKWLVDIRAEVENNGKDGEFDLEYIEPTDSWYLKHRSKVRLNQREDIVLETDKLMSTVLKADNPTAYKEFLSEDVRFLFPWTSPMEGKGKMMAYLKKQRMTIETVPEEVKRSYSGDFAYTKGTATVRQKDKVVKYNYIRVWQLSELAKDDVKKANWNILIEMMFEK from the coding sequence ATGAATTTTTGGAATAGGTTATCCATTGTCGCGTTAATGAGTACAGTAGGTACAACATTGTACGCACAGATACCCGAAAAAGTAGGAAGCTTACTGCAGGCAGATAAAGATGCTGCCGCATTAGCGAAAGCTTCTACACCGCATCAAGCGTTTTTATCTATTATCGACAAGGAATCCACATTTTATGTTCCTTCAGCGGTAAATGCATACAATTATCTTAATAATAGACCCAATATTCCAGATGTATTAAATTGGCAGCCTACTTTTGCTCTTGTCGCGAAGAGCTTGGAGTTTGGTGTAACATCTGGTTCCCTGGATTTTCAGAAAGTGGGAGCGAGGCTGCGTCATGGTGAGTATTTGACAGTTTGGAAACGTAACAAGAAAGGCAAATGGTTAGTCGATATTCGTGCCGAAGTAGAAAATAACGGTAAGGATGGTGAGTTTGACCTGGAATATATTGAACCAACTGATTCCTGGTACCTAAAACACCGCTCTAAAGTACGCCTGAATCAGCGGGAGGATATTGTCCTGGAAACAGATAAATTGATGTCTACTGTCCTTAAGGCCGACAATCCTACTGCTTATAAAGAATTTTTGAGTGAGGATGTTCGTTTTTTGTTTCCTTGGACCAGTCCAATGGAAGGAAAGGGCAAAATGATGGCTTATTTGAAGAAACAACGTATGACGATAGAAACAGTGCCGGAGGAGGTCAAACGTTCTTATAGCGGGGATTTTGCGTATACAAAGGGAACTGCAACTGTACGACAAAAAGATAAGGTCGTCAAGTATAATTATATTCGGGTATGGCAGTTAAGCGAATTAGCGAAGGATGATGTGAAGAAAGCGAACTGGAATATCCTGATAGAAATGATGTTTGAGAAATAA
- a CDS encoding peptidylprolyl isomerase, with translation MKKNIYILFLLLFVSIQASFAQRQIVDRVVATVGSGIILQSDLDMQYSQWLAQGNKPDEKFKCGVLEQLIIQKLLSQQAVIDSIDVTETEVDDNLNSRLRHMSQQAGGQERLEKFLNRSLLQYKEEMRASVFEQLKANKMQQNIVQKVDVTPLEVKRYFEGLNKDSLPYFNTEVEIGEIVMMPKLTDEEKKEQREKIEGIRKQIVDGSDFGTMARLYSQDPGSAPYGGDLGFGTRDNYVKEFSAMAFKLKPGEISPIVESKYGFHIIQVLERRGEEVHTRHILMKMNPGAAALERTKNKLDSIYKLVVDKKLDFYHAATNNSDAEESKFNGGMVLNPQGSNRTTLIPMDGLEKAVFTTIDPLKPGEYSKPEQFTDKTGDVGYRFNYLKTRIAPHKANLDQDFTKIKDAAKEDKVRRNLSKWFDDKAKNTFIDISDDFDACDELAKWRKK, from the coding sequence ATGAAAAAAAACATATATATATTGTTTTTGTTGCTGTTTGTATCAATTCAGGCCAGCTTTGCACAACGTCAGATTGTTGACCGAGTAGTGGCAACGGTTGGTTCGGGAATTATTCTGCAATCCGATCTGGACATGCAATATTCACAATGGCTTGCGCAAGGGAATAAACCCGATGAAAAGTTTAAATGTGGTGTTCTTGAGCAATTGATCATTCAGAAATTACTTTCCCAACAGGCGGTAATTGACTCGATTGACGTCACGGAAACAGAAGTGGATGACAACTTAAATTCCCGTTTACGCCATATGTCCCAACAAGCTGGTGGACAAGAACGCTTAGAGAAATTCCTGAACCGTTCTTTGTTACAATACAAAGAAGAAATGCGTGCAAGTGTTTTTGAACAGCTGAAAGCAAATAAAATGCAACAAAATATCGTTCAGAAAGTGGATGTAACGCCATTGGAAGTAAAACGTTATTTTGAAGGACTGAATAAAGATAGTCTTCCTTATTTCAATACGGAAGTTGAAATCGGTGAAATTGTCATGATGCCGAAATTGACTGACGAAGAGAAAAAAGAACAACGGGAGAAAATCGAAGGTATTCGCAAACAGATTGTCGATGGTTCGGATTTCGGAACAATGGCGCGTCTGTACTCGCAAGATCCAGGCTCCGCACCTTATGGTGGTGACCTAGGCTTCGGTACACGTGATAACTATGTAAAAGAGTTCTCCGCAATGGCGTTTAAATTAAAACCGGGAGAAATATCACCTATTGTAGAGTCAAAATACGGGTTTCATATCATCCAGGTACTGGAAAGACGTGGAGAAGAGGTGCATACCCGTCATATCTTGATGAAAATGAATCCGGGCGCTGCAGCATTGGAACGAACCAAAAATAAACTGGACAGTATCTACAAATTGGTTGTGGATAAGAAATTAGATTTTTATCACGCTGCAACCAACAATTCCGATGCTGAAGAAAGCAAATTTAATGGAGGTATGGTCTTGAATCCTCAAGGATCCAACCGTACAACTTTAATTCCTATGGATGGATTGGAAAAGGCCGTATTTACAACCATTGACCCGTTAAAGCCAGGGGAGTATTCCAAACCAGAGCAATTCACAGACAAAACTGGAGATGTTGGTTACCGTTTCAACTATTTAAAAACCCGTATCGCACCACATAAAGCAAATTTGGATCAGGATTTCACAAAGATCAAAGATGCTGCGAAAGAAGATAAAGTACGTCGTAACCTTAGCAAATGGTTTGACGATAAGGCGAAGAATACATTCATTGATATCAGTGATGACTTTGACGCCTGTGATGAACTAGCAAAATGGAGAAAGAAATAA
- a CDS encoding lactonase family protein has protein sequence MKKAFIYLMTFLPLASFAQQIPMFVGTYTNKTESKGIYIYNFDTKTGEATLVGTQESKDPSFLARNNNFVYAVNELPNQEGMVSAYSFKDGQLTFLNSLPTGGESPCFVEVHPKGNLLAVANYTGGSAALFDLETNGVLSKRNRLIQHEGKGVDPVRQEKPHVHSTFFSSKGDRLYVQDLGLDQISVFPVNKSGNAYGLAEESEDFFTPAGGGPRHIAFDKKEKFLYVVLEMTGQVASYKKEGNDWMYQSTYEINPEGFKGQNGGADIKISADGKFLYATNRGDANTIATFSVEKDGGLNKLSNTSVKGKGPRNFNLSPDGKYLLVANQYTNNIVLFNRDTKTGLLTDAGKEIKVPAPVCIIF, from the coding sequence ATGAAAAAAGCTTTTATTTATCTGATGACATTCCTGCCTTTGGCTAGTTTTGCGCAACAGATTCCAATGTTTGTTGGAACCTATACGAACAAAACAGAAAGCAAAGGTATTTATATCTATAATTTCGATACAAAAACGGGTGAAGCCACCTTGGTCGGCACCCAAGAAAGTAAGGACCCTTCTTTCTTGGCTCGAAATAATAATTTTGTTTATGCTGTCAATGAACTTCCAAATCAGGAGGGTATGGTGTCTGCCTATTCTTTTAAGGATGGACAGCTGACTTTTCTGAACTCACTTCCTACGGGCGGGGAATCACCGTGTTTTGTTGAAGTGCATCCTAAAGGTAATCTATTGGCAGTAGCAAATTACACCGGCGGATCGGCGGCATTATTTGATCTAGAAACAAATGGTGTTTTGAGTAAAAGAAATCGACTGATTCAACATGAAGGTAAAGGTGTAGATCCAGTCCGTCAGGAGAAGCCACATGTACATTCAACTTTTTTTTCCAGTAAGGGCGATCGTTTATATGTGCAGGATCTGGGGTTAGATCAAATTTCTGTATTTCCTGTTAATAAATCCGGAAATGCATATGGTCTTGCTGAAGAATCTGAGGATTTCTTTACGCCCGCGGGTGGGGGGCCTCGTCATATTGCTTTTGATAAAAAGGAAAAATTTCTCTACGTCGTATTGGAAATGACCGGACAGGTTGCTAGCTATAAAAAGGAGGGTAATGACTGGATGTATCAGAGTACTTACGAAATCAACCCCGAGGGCTTCAAGGGACAAAATGGTGGGGCAGACATAAAAATTTCTGCTGATGGCAAATTTTTATACGCGACCAACCGCGGTGACGCAAATACAATAGCGACTTTCTCAGTGGAGAAAGACGGCGGATTAAATAAATTGTCCAACACATCGGTAAAGGGGAAAGGGCCGCGGAATTTTAATCTTTCTCCCGATGGAAAATACTTGCTTGTGGCGAATCAATATACCAATAATATCGTACTGTTTAATCGAGATACAAAGACTGGATTGCTGACAGATGCTGGTAAAGAAATCAAAGTTCCGGCTCCGGTCTGTATTATATTTTAG
- the mnhG gene encoding monovalent cation/H(+) antiporter subunit G: MMTDITLAILSTIGALAILFASIGILRMPDFYLRLSVTVKAATLGVGLLLICAAMTFPDVSVTTKAIAIGFFLILTAPVAAHMIGRAAYIQRVKTWKGTILNDLEKEGQLDCRKEDF, from the coding sequence ATGATGACTGATATTACTTTAGCAATTTTAAGCACCATTGGCGCACTGGCCATATTATTTGCGTCGATTGGCATATTAAGGATGCCCGATTTCTATTTACGCCTTTCAGTAACTGTAAAAGCAGCAACCTTAGGAGTCGGTCTCCTATTGATCTGCGCCGCAATGACCTTCCCTGACGTGTCCGTGACGACCAAAGCAATAGCAATTGGTTTCTTTTTAATCTTGACCGCACCAGTTGCCGCCCATATGATTGGACGGGCCGCTTACATACAGCGTGTAAAGACCTGGAAAGGGACAATCTTAAACGACCTGGAAAAAGAAGGCCAACTAGATTGTAGGAAAGAAGATTTTTAG
- a CDS encoding monovalent cation/H+ antiporter complex subunit F, protein MTLTTYFDYVILPILTLSVILAFIRLYKGPQIFDRVIALDLIITIGIGIITVYSIRTSQEVFLDIAMILALIAFLGTIAFSFYLEKQRNDD, encoded by the coding sequence ATGACTTTAACTACTTACTTCGATTATGTTATCCTCCCGATATTAACCTTATCGGTTATTCTGGCTTTTATCCGTTTATACAAGGGTCCACAGATCTTTGATCGCGTCATTGCCCTGGATCTCATTATCACAATTGGAATTGGAATTATTACAGTCTATAGTATACGAACTTCACAAGAAGTATTTTTAGATATTGCGATGATTTTGGCACTGATCGCATTTCTAGGAACTATAGCCTTTTCATTTTATTTAGAAAAACAACGCAATGATGACTGA
- a CDS encoding Na+/H+ antiporter subunit E, whose protein sequence is MNLMLSFIWVALTGSMYYTNFMFGFLLGFAILWIMNKNEADQRYFYRVPKTVSFILFFLWEMIVANVQVAYDVITPKFFIKPAIVKYPMDAKTDLEINLLSTFISLTPGTLILDVSEDKKTLFIHVMYMKSKEQFVSTLKNNVERRLLELLR, encoded by the coding sequence ATGAACCTTATGCTATCTTTTATTTGGGTAGCACTGACAGGATCAATGTATTATACGAATTTCATGTTCGGTTTTTTACTTGGTTTCGCGATTCTTTGGATCATGAACAAAAATGAAGCCGATCAACGTTATTTCTATCGTGTTCCCAAAACGGTGAGTTTTATTCTATTTTTCTTATGGGAAATGATTGTCGCTAATGTGCAGGTTGCTTATGATGTGATCACCCCAAAGTTTTTTATTAAACCAGCTATCGTTAAGTACCCGATGGATGCTAAGACAGATCTGGAGATCAATTTGCTTTCAACTTTTATATCATTAACACCCGGTACGCTTATTTTGGATGTGAGTGAGGATAAGAAAACTCTTTTTATCCATGTCATGTACATGAAGAGCAAAGAACAATTTGTCTCCACGCTAAAAAACAATGTTGAACGAAGACTTTTAGAACTCTTACGATGA
- a CDS encoding proton-conducting transporter membrane subunit: protein MIDNQIIATVIVHLFIAIVQLILWRKSTAQRFLSVGGSLLALILAFKLFFKVYDGEILTMNAANWKAPFGIVFVADLFSSTLVVLTSIAGLAVSIFSCVGVGRQRILYGYFPIFHFLMMGLNGAFLTGDIFNLYVWFEVIIISSFVLMTLGGRKSQLEGAVKYMAMNILASTFFLTGIGILYGISGSLNMADLALRIPKIQNQALVEITATFFLIGFGIKSAVFPLYFWLPSSYHTPPSAVAATFGGLLTKVGIYALFRVFSLLFIPNHFTKELLVILAILTILTGAFGALIKTNIRRLFSYLIVCHIGFMIGGLGLYSKWALLGAIFYLIHDIMVKTNLFLMAGVIRQLRGTMDMNKLGGLYAQYPKISLLFAIVLFSLVGIPPLSGFWPKIYLFRDAFQLEKYAFAGALIIGSFITLYVIAKMWSQVFWKDAPEPEIIEDKFAGMIGYKKTMLLLPVIILTSASLYIGFNAEAIIHVADKIATQLLDTSPYINAVLGGQN, encoded by the coding sequence ATGATAGACAACCAGATTATTGCCACGGTTATCGTGCACCTTTTTATTGCTATTGTCCAGCTAATACTCTGGAGAAAGTCTACTGCGCAGCGTTTTCTGAGCGTCGGTGGAAGCCTCTTGGCGCTTATTCTCGCATTTAAGCTTTTTTTCAAAGTCTATGATGGTGAAATCCTGACCATGAATGCCGCCAATTGGAAAGCTCCATTTGGAATCGTCTTTGTCGCCGATCTTTTTAGTAGTACCCTGGTCGTCCTCACCTCAATTGCTGGACTTGCAGTTTCGATTTTTTCTTGTGTCGGCGTTGGAAGACAACGCATTTTATACGGCTATTTCCCTATTTTTCATTTCTTGATGATGGGATTAAATGGAGCATTTTTGACCGGAGATATTTTCAATCTCTATGTCTGGTTTGAGGTGATCATTATTTCTTCCTTTGTGCTGATGACGCTCGGTGGTCGTAAATCGCAATTGGAAGGTGCCGTAAAATATATGGCCATGAATATATTGGCCTCCACTTTTTTCTTGACAGGAATCGGTATCCTGTATGGCATCTCGGGCTCCCTCAATATGGCTGACCTTGCGCTACGTATCCCAAAGATACAAAATCAGGCACTCGTTGAAATTACAGCTACCTTTTTCCTTATCGGCTTTGGAATCAAATCGGCTGTATTCCCGCTTTATTTTTGGCTTCCCTCCTCCTATCATACACCGCCTTCAGCTGTTGCCGCAACTTTCGGAGGACTATTGACCAAAGTTGGGATTTATGCCTTATTCAGGGTATTCTCTTTATTGTTTATTCCAAACCATTTCACCAAAGAACTGTTGGTCATATTGGCGATACTCACCATTTTGACGGGCGCCTTTGGTGCATTGATTAAAACCAATATCCGCAGGTTATTTTCCTATTTGATTGTTTGCCATATTGGTTTTATGATTGGTGGTTTAGGTTTATATAGCAAATGGGCGCTGTTGGGTGCTATTTTTTATCTTATTCATGATATTATGGTAAAAACCAACTTGTTCCTAATGGCAGGTGTTATTCGTCAGCTTCGGGGTACTATGGATATGAACAAGCTGGGGGGACTATATGCGCAATACCCAAAGATTTCTTTACTTTTTGCAATCGTACTTTTTTCCCTGGTCGGCATCCCGCCCTTATCGGGCTTCTGGCCCAAAATCTATCTTTTTAGAGATGCCTTTCAATTGGAAAAATATGCTTTCGCAGGAGCATTGATTATCGGTAGTTTTATTACACTCTATGTTATTGCCAAAATGTGGTCCCAGGTATTTTGGAAGGATGCTCCCGAGCCTGAGATCATCGAAGATAAATTTGCTGGAATGATAGGCTATAAAAAAACGATGCTACTCTTGCCCGTCATTATATTAACTTCGGCATCGCTTTATATCGGATTTAATGCAGAAGCCATTATACATGTTGCAGATAAGATAGCGACACAATTACTGGACACTTCACCTTATATAAATGCTGTATTAGGAGGGCAGAATTGA
- a CDS encoding Na+/H+ antiporter subunit C codes for MELILVLLIGILYAAGIYLILRRSMVKLLLGIMLLGNGTNILIFLLGNIVKGKPPIIGPDLKVFTDIYADPIPQALILTAIVISFGLTSFAIVLLKRVYALLGTDDLDNLNTPEEEDI; via the coding sequence ATGGAACTGATTCTCGTTTTATTGATCGGTATTCTATATGCTGCCGGAATATACCTCATCCTGCGTCGCAGCATGGTGAAACTGTTATTAGGAATTATGTTATTGGGAAATGGGACCAATATATTGATCTTTTTGTTGGGGAATATTGTCAAAGGCAAGCCGCCAATAATCGGTCCCGACTTAAAGGTATTTACGGATATCTATGCCGATCCCATACCACAAGCCCTTATTTTAACCGCAATCGTTATCAGTTTTGGACTGACTTCGTTTGCTATTGTACTACTTAAACGCGTTTACGCTTTACTGGGCACAGATGATTTGGATAATTTGAACACGCCTGAGGAAGAAGATATATGA
- a CDS encoding Na+/H+ antiporter subunit B, whose protein sequence is MNSTILQTATRYLLPILLLFSVFLLLRGHYYPGGGFVGGLVASIAFVLHSFAFGPQNTMKLIQYKPLSLIPIGLGIAAVSMFLPTFFGYPVMTGLWLEEKIPVIGMIGTALFFDLGVYFVVIGVVLTILFTIALNTEEE, encoded by the coding sequence ATGAATAGCACGATATTACAAACCGCAACGCGGTATCTCTTACCGATACTTTTATTGTTTTCGGTATTTCTCTTGCTTCGGGGGCATTACTATCCCGGAGGAGGATTTGTAGGTGGTTTGGTTGCATCCATAGCCTTTGTGCTGCATAGTTTTGCTTTTGGCCCTCAAAACACCATGAAGCTCATTCAATACAAACCCTTATCCCTTATTCCCATCGGATTGGGAATTGCTGCTGTGAGCATGTTTCTGCCTACTTTTTTTGGCTATCCGGTCATGACTGGACTTTGGTTGGAGGAAAAGATTCCTGTCATTGGAATGATTGGCACAGCTTTATTTTTTGATCTTGGTGTATACTTTGTCGTCATTGGGGTCGTATTAACTATTTTATTCACAATTGCTTTAAATACAGAGGAGGAATAA
- a CDS encoding putative monovalent cation/H+ antiporter subunit A: protein MLFTVLSGLITSSLIVPFGRFLKTKWGFILAFLPVLLFLYYIKLVIPISQGSYFVQSTAWVPSLGINLDFKLDGLSLLFTLLITGIGACIFFYANTYLKGHKYIDRFFGYLCLFMSAMLGLVLSDNMLLLFIFWELTSISSFFLIGFNNDNADSRKSAMTALSITGLGGFFLLAGFILMGNIAGTYNITELVGKVALIQQHPLFPLIFGLVALGAITKSAQFPFHFWLPGAMKAPTPVSAYLHSATMVKAGIYLLARFSPILGGNPIWTYSLMIIGGITMLYAAFHSLFRTDLKGVLAYSTISALGILVFLLGLGSKEAVIAASVFILVHALYKAALFLITGIIDHETGTRDLTVLRGLRKVLAPVAIAGFLAALSSAGVPLTFGFIGKDLIYDATLQSDSQLFFYLTAAAVLTNILLVSAGFMAGIKPFAGKLPEQFAHVHLPYKSMWIPPLLLAVLGVIFGCIPGFIGNWISGPTANSILAQQEVFHLKIWHGFNLILLLSAITIVVGTLVFISNKPSGKKLAWIATFDKISPENITKVCAQEIVLFSAFFTNKMHNGYLRSYLLKIILFAELLIGYQLYLGGPLHIKWDTLSPISFYEVTTVCILIGAIVLTIRTSSRLTAVVATSVVGYAICLIFVFYSAPDLAMTQFTIDTLTVVLFVLVLFKLPSFLNLANRRTIIRDAVVAIIFGSMLSMVALRVLHEPTTTNISKFYGDYAYVLAKGKNVVNVLLVDFRGFDTMFEIVVLSIAALGVYSLLKLRLKSSDKE, encoded by the coding sequence ATGCTATTTACTGTTCTATCAGGATTAATAACATCGAGCCTTATTGTTCCGTTTGGTAGATTCCTTAAAACCAAATGGGGTTTTATTCTCGCATTTTTACCGGTACTCTTATTTCTGTATTATATAAAACTTGTGATACCCATTAGTCAGGGATCTTATTTTGTACAGTCGACAGCGTGGGTCCCCTCGCTAGGCATTAATCTGGATTTCAAATTAGATGGTCTGTCACTGCTCTTTACATTATTGATTACCGGAATTGGAGCCTGCATCTTTTTTTATGCAAATACCTATCTTAAGGGACATAAATACATCGACCGTTTTTTCGGCTACCTCTGTTTGTTTATGTCGGCCATGTTGGGTCTGGTGCTTTCGGACAACATGCTATTGCTCTTTATTTTTTGGGAATTAACATCTATTAGTTCCTTTTTTCTAATTGGATTCAACAATGACAACGCTGATTCCCGCAAGAGTGCTATGACCGCGCTATCCATTACAGGCCTGGGCGGTTTCTTTCTACTTGCTGGTTTTATATTAATGGGCAATATCGCTGGTACGTATAATATCACCGAACTTGTGGGCAAGGTTGCTTTGATTCAACAACATCCACTCTTTCCCCTTATTTTTGGATTGGTAGCGCTTGGTGCCATCACAAAATCAGCACAATTTCCTTTCCATTTTTGGTTGCCTGGGGCAATGAAAGCCCCTACACCGGTATCTGCATATTTGCACTCAGCCACCATGGTAAAAGCAGGTATATACCTGCTGGCTCGCTTTTCACCGATCTTGGGTGGAAACCCGATCTGGACATATTCGCTTATGATCATCGGTGGTATTACCATGCTCTATGCTGCATTTCATTCTCTTTTCAGAACGGATCTCAAGGGGGTACTCGCCTATTCTACGATATCCGCATTGGGGATCTTGGTCTTCTTACTCGGTCTTGGATCCAAGGAAGCAGTGATCGCAGCGAGTGTCTTTATCCTTGTGCATGCTTTATACAAAGCAGCTTTGTTCCTAATTACGGGTATTATCGACCACGAAACCGGAACACGTGACTTAACTGTCTTGCGCGGATTACGCAAGGTCCTAGCCCCTGTTGCTATTGCAGGGTTTCTAGCAGCATTGTCAAGTGCGGGAGTCCCCTTGACCTTTGGATTTATCGGAAAAGATCTGATCTACGACGCCACTTTACAAAGTGACTCACAATTATTCTTTTATTTGACAGCAGCTGCTGTCCTCACTAACATCCTCCTCGTATCTGCTGGATTTATGGCCGGAATAAAACCCTTTGCCGGCAAATTACCGGAACAGTTTGCCCATGTGCACCTGCCCTATAAATCCATGTGGATTCCCCCGTTGCTGCTGGCTGTATTGGGGGTCATATTCGGCTGTATTCCTGGCTTTATTGGCAACTGGATCTCCGGACCAACCGCAAATAGTATCTTAGCTCAACAGGAAGTTTTTCATCTAAAAATATGGCATGGTTTTAATCTGATACTTTTACTGAGTGCCATAACAATTGTGGTCGGAACACTTGTATTTATTTCAAACAAACCAAGTGGGAAGAAATTGGCATGGATTGCTACTTTTGATAAAATTTCCCCAGAGAACATTACTAAGGTCTGTGCACAGGAGATTGTCCTATTCTCCGCTTTTTTCACAAACAAGATGCACAACGGTTACCTACGTTCATATCTTTTAAAAATCATCTTGTTTGCGGAATTATTGATCGGTTATCAGCTATACCTAGGTGGTCCGTTGCATATCAAATGGGATACCTTGTCCCCTATCAGCTTTTATGAAGTGACAACAGTATGTATTCTGATCGGCGCTATCGTATTAACAATCCGAACTTCATCTAGGTTAACCGCAGTCGTAGCAACTAGTGTTGTTGGCTATGCAATATGTCTCATCTTTGTTTTTTATAGCGCTCCAGATTTGGCAATGACTCAATTTACAATCGACACCCTAACAGTTGTACTATTTGTATTGGTCTTGTTCAAATTGCCTTCTTTTTTAAACTTGGCAAACCGGCGTACCATCATTCGGGATGCAGTGGTCGCGATTATATTTGGTAGTATGCTATCTATGGTTGCCTTACGTGTGCTACATGAACCTACAACTACAAATATCAGTAAGTTCTATGGTGATTATGCATACGTACTGGCCAAGGGAAAGAATGTTGTCAATGTACTGCTTGTTGACTTTAGAGGTTTTGATACCATGTTTGAAATTGTGGTATTGAGCATCGCTGCACTTGGAGTGTACAGTTTATTGAAATTACGTCTAAAATCATCTGATAAAGAATAA